From the Entomomonas sp. E2T0 genome, one window contains:
- a CDS encoding class I SAM-dependent methyltransferase, which translates to MSLEYLPNIGGADQERLSILAEVYDEGSQNFLSKNLPKNTKRLLDIGCGHGQMAFWLSKNYPKCHILGIDSSQEQVDICNELSKQYNTNNVAFKLHNIADNELEEDKFDVVYIRFLLMHVRNWDACLNNILKSCKQGALILIEEPGFPYECWPKDNEYFQRANDLVKQMADIASLNYDCFPKLWQKVQELNVNIKNVQFNMPALVTERQKSFPFISFEQIREPLISAGVTNDQEFTTLISKIRELVKDPNYIMGSWRMMQLAIQKK; encoded by the coding sequence ATGTCTTTAGAATATTTACCAAACATAGGTGGTGCTGATCAAGAAAGATTATCTATTTTGGCAGAAGTTTATGATGAAGGAAGCCAAAACTTTTTATCGAAAAACTTACCAAAAAATACTAAGCGCCTGTTAGATATAGGCTGTGGTCATGGTCAAATGGCCTTCTGGTTATCAAAAAATTATCCTAAATGTCATATCCTAGGAATAGACTCATCACAAGAGCAAGTGGATATCTGCAATGAGCTCAGCAAACAATATAATACTAATAATGTAGCATTTAAACTGCATAATATTGCTGATAATGAGCTAGAAGAAGATAAGTTTGATGTGGTTTATATTCGGTTTTTGTTAATGCATGTGAGAAATTGGGACGCCTGTCTCAATAATATTTTGAAATCCTGTAAACAAGGCGCATTAATTTTAATTGAAGAACCAGGCTTTCCCTATGAATGTTGGCCCAAAGACAATGAATATTTTCAACGAGCTAATGATCTAGTAAAGCAAATGGCTGATATAGCCTCTTTAAACTATGATTGTTTTCCAAAGCTATGGCAAAAAGTTCAAGAGCTTAATGTAAATATTAAGAATGTTCAGTTCAATATGCCTGCACTAGTAACTGAGCGTCAAAAAAGCTTTCCTTTCATATCTTTTGAGCAAATCCGAGAACCTTTAATCTCTGCTGGAGTTACTAATGATCAAGAGTTTACAACACTTATTAGTAAAATCCGAGAACTAGTAAAAGATCCAAATTATATAATGGGAAGCTGGCGTATGATGCAATTAGCTATTCAGAAAAAATAA
- a CDS encoding aminotransferase class III-fold pyridoxal phosphate-dependent enzyme yields MYVNYYREQLLEATKLNLDIKSAKGSYLFLKDGRKVKDYLAQYGALPFGHNPSFAIEEINNFIRNESPILAQPNIHHTVKKLAEKLAEQIDNKKYTYCVFTNSGAETVEVAIKLSRLYTGRKKVLSLVDSFHGKTYSALSATGSKRFKADNIADENMFEHVDINDIEQIEDKIKSKTFASFIIEPVQGEGGMNVIPPNLLTDIIKLCKENGTVSIFDEIQTGVGRLGSFCAATLYNLKPDIILFSKALGAGFMPIGAMLYAKHLHLMEFDKKHSSTFANNVLAASMGLAVINHLTSEDKKRQVHVQQISSYVDMYLNDLLKKYSTIFTWKGLGLMRSLELQDPQASSNIVLNFSQKSGGLAYIICSFLLKHYGVFTMPLMSRPCSIRFEPALDITKEDIDYFFNAFDRVCQIIQNGRYDILFAHLIDLHLSDLPPLSESYPVSINNNIAPTKITNKSLPEGKKFAFLIHTTSIKELNYNYCEAIKQNYTQQQQDQLSEWITETAIIDFSPEVAVEFAVENNICYSNGMLIFSPIRAEKMLLLSKKERTRLMNEFLDVAKSNHAEVVGLGAYTSVISDGGKNLVDNSQQLLLTNGNSLTGMSVVESIRSMLNNEVASQILAVIGARGSVGKISVIGLAHNFSRIILVGRPKTGHLLLSELIKSLLEVVNTTRDIIVEGSLLSNIKQWLLLDNRTLLDFPSQLEQLTKVAGTLGLKVTECYEEALSQADFIVSATSEGKAFLNTSTVKKSAVIFDAARPFDFVRDQEHFIYEGGLISQPNKTSYGDSNIIDVPAGVNLACLSETIAMALDNSEQHLSIGKNIAYNDALSVLNMSKKHTFTPILYNTFNEEN; encoded by the coding sequence ATGTATGTCAATTATTATCGTGAACAACTATTAGAGGCGACAAAACTTAATCTTGATATCAAATCAGCTAAAGGCAGTTATTTATTTTTAAAAGATGGAAGAAAAGTTAAAGACTATCTAGCACAATATGGTGCTTTACCATTTGGCCATAATCCTTCGTTTGCTATAGAAGAAATAAACAACTTCATACGAAATGAGTCCCCTATTCTGGCTCAGCCAAATATTCATCATACAGTAAAAAAATTAGCAGAAAAACTAGCAGAGCAAATTGATAATAAAAAATATACCTACTGTGTTTTCACCAATAGTGGTGCGGAAACAGTAGAGGTAGCAATAAAACTTTCTAGGCTCTATACAGGTAGAAAAAAAGTTTTAAGCTTGGTGGATAGTTTTCATGGTAAAACATATTCTGCTTTATCTGCAACAGGCTCAAAAAGGTTTAAAGCAGATAATATTGCTGATGAAAACATGTTTGAACATGTTGATATTAATGATATCGAGCAAATTGAAGATAAAATCAAGTCAAAAACGTTTGCGTCTTTTATTATTGAACCTGTTCAAGGTGAGGGAGGAATGAATGTTATTCCCCCTAATCTACTTACAGATATCATAAAATTATGTAAAGAAAATGGTACAGTTTCTATTTTTGATGAGATTCAAACGGGTGTAGGTCGATTAGGCAGTTTTTGTGCTGCTACCCTATATAATTTGAAACCTGACATTATTTTGTTCTCAAAAGCTTTAGGTGCAGGCTTTATGCCTATTGGAGCAATGCTTTATGCAAAACATTTACACTTAATGGAGTTTGATAAAAAACATAGCTCTACTTTTGCTAATAATGTTTTAGCCGCAAGTATGGGACTAGCTGTAATCAACCATTTAACCAGTGAGGATAAAAAGAGACAAGTTCATGTTCAGCAAATAAGTAGTTATGTGGATATGTATTTGAATGATTTATTAAAAAAATATTCCACTATCTTTACTTGGAAAGGACTTGGTTTGATGCGTAGCTTGGAGCTACAGGATCCTCAAGCCTCCTCGAATATAGTACTAAATTTTAGTCAAAAAAGCGGTGGCTTGGCATACATAATCTGTAGTTTTTTATTAAAGCACTATGGTGTTTTTACTATGCCTTTAATGTCAAGGCCTTGTTCAATAAGATTTGAACCTGCTTTAGATATTACAAAAGAAGATATTGATTACTTTTTTAATGCTTTTGATAGGGTGTGTCAAATAATTCAAAATGGTAGATATGATATTTTATTTGCCCATTTAATTGATCTTCATTTATCAGATTTGCCTCCTTTAAGTGAGTCTTATCCTGTTAGTATTAATAATAATATTGCACCAACTAAAATAACTAATAAAAGCTTACCAGAGGGTAAAAAGTTTGCATTCCTTATTCATACCACCTCAATTAAGGAATTAAATTATAACTACTGTGAAGCGATAAAACAAAATTATACCCAACAGCAACAAGATCAGCTTAGTGAATGGATTACAGAAACAGCAATTATTGATTTTAGTCCTGAGGTGGCAGTTGAATTTGCTGTGGAAAATAACATTTGTTATAGCAACGGAATGTTAATTTTTTCACCTATTAGGGCAGAAAAAATGCTACTACTTTCTAAAAAAGAACGTACTAGGCTTATGAATGAGTTTTTAGATGTCGCTAAGTCAAATCATGCTGAGGTGGTAGGTTTAGGCGCTTATACATCAGTTATTTCTGATGGAGGAAAGAACTTAGTTGATAATAGCCAACAACTATTATTAACCAATGGTAATTCTCTTACTGGAATGTCTGTGGTGGAAAGCATAAGATCTATGCTTAATAATGAAGTAGCAAGTCAAATATTAGCTGTTATTGGCGCACGCGGTTCTGTGGGAAAAATTTCAGTAATTGGTCTTGCTCATAATTTTAGTAGAATAATTTTGGTTGGTAGACCTAAAACAGGCCATTTACTTTTATCAGAACTAATTAAATCCCTACTAGAAGTCGTAAATACAACTAGAGATATTATTGTTGAAGGGTCTTTGCTAAGTAATATTAAACAATGGTTATTACTAGATAATCGAACCTTGCTCGATTTTCCTAGTCAATTAGAACAGTTGACAAAGGTAGCTGGCACACTCGGACTTAAGGTTACAGAATGCTATGAGGAAGCATTGAGCCAGGCTGATTTTATTGTTTCTGCCACTAGCGAGGGTAAAGCCTTTTTAAACACCTCAACTGTCAAAAAATCTGCTGTTATTTTTGATGCAGCAAGACCCTTTGATTTTGTAAGAGATCAAGAACATTTTATTTATGAAGGTGGGCTTATTTCTCAGCCTAATAAAACCTCTTATGGTGACTCAAACATAATTGATGTGCCTGCTGGTGTAAATCTTGCCTGTTTATCTGAAACGATAGCAATGGCTCTTGATAATTCAGAACAGCATTTGAGTATAGGGAAAAATATAGCGTATAACGATGCTTTAAGTGTGCTAAATATGTCCAAAAAACACACTTTCACTCCTATCCTATACAACACCTTTAATGAAGAGAACTAA
- a CDS encoding DUF2388 domain-containing protein, whose product MTNQASQNEPNSDEKIVINAKSDAYFYIASDSNYRTPYLEKALNMLKDKYPNTTDIELVKAIISY is encoded by the coding sequence ATGACAAATCAAGCAAGCCAAAATGAACCAAACTCAGATGAAAAAATAGTTATCAACGCTAAGTCAGATGCCTATTTTTATATTGCTAGTGATAGTAACTACCGTACACCCTATTTAGAAAAAGCACTCAATATGCTAAAAGATAAATACCCTAACACCACAGATATAGAGTTAGTTAAGGCTATAATTAGCTATTAA
- a CDS encoding DUF2156 domain-containing protein, whose product MHKTFSTLLTNNAQEVNQFPSLKTALEHSTNSLSCLLLNKEVNWFTNDYGAIGFFKYKNMNMCIGGILSSEENKQNLLSKFLEFNKAAKTFPIFLHFSESDFNLLKQYGFNINQLGASYSLSLENYTIEGKSFQQLRNKINKAKKKGIVVKEIFSQQKLDLLKPQLEFINTLWLKNKGGNALSKLVIDFNSIELNSGEHRLYIASIGDNVLAYIIYTRTYGKTLGWFHNLSRRIPDAPNGIMQLINQTAINQFKKENQVAYLHFGFTPLVEFENTKQINDSFLFYKVAKWLASKGGGVYPAASQRQYKVSWRPSMIEPELVAFPKGKVLKTLWFILRATNSI is encoded by the coding sequence ATGCATAAAACATTTTCTACTTTATTAACGAACAATGCTCAAGAAGTAAATCAATTTCCCTCTCTTAAAACAGCATTAGAACATTCAACAAACTCGTTGAGTTGTCTATTGCTTAATAAAGAAGTGAACTGGTTTACAAACGATTATGGAGCTATTGGTTTTTTCAAATACAAAAATATGAATATGTGCATAGGAGGTATTCTTTCATCAGAAGAGAATAAGCAAAACTTACTAAGCAAGTTTCTGGAATTTAATAAAGCTGCCAAAACATTCCCTATTTTTTTACATTTTTCTGAGTCTGATTTTAATCTACTAAAACAATATGGTTTTAATATTAACCAACTGGGCGCAAGCTATTCGTTATCCTTAGAAAACTATACTATTGAAGGGAAAAGTTTCCAACAGTTAAGAAATAAAATTAACAAAGCTAAAAAGAAAGGTATCGTTGTTAAAGAAATATTTTCTCAACAAAAGCTCGATCTTTTAAAACCTCAACTTGAGTTTATTAATACCTTATGGCTTAAAAATAAAGGGGGAAATGCATTAAGTAAATTAGTGATAGATTTTAACTCCATCGAATTAAATTCTGGAGAACATCGACTTTATATTGCATCCATAGGTGATAATGTCTTAGCGTATATTATATATACCCGTACCTACGGAAAGACATTGGGCTGGTTTCATAACCTCTCTAGGAGAATACCTGATGCTCCGAATGGAATAATGCAACTTATTAACCAAACGGCAATAAATCAATTTAAAAAAGAAAACCAAGTCGCTTATTTACATTTTGGCTTTACGCCTTTGGTTGAGTTTGAAAATACTAAGCAAATTAATGATTCATTTTTATTTTATAAAGTAGCTAAATGGTTAGCCTCTAAAGGTGGAGGAGTTTATCCAGCAGCCTCACAACGACAATATAAGGTTAGTTGGCGTCCTTCAATGATAGAACCTGAGCTAGTGGCTTTTCCAAAAGGGAAAGTACTAAAAACGCTATGGTTTATTCTGAGAGCAACTAACAGTATTTAA